A genomic window from Leptolyngbya sp. BL0902 includes:
- a CDS encoding DUF2993 domain-containing protein: MDPIFPEEVASEATSPGAGRGVISRLLPPAIRLWLHTQLDHIEGLEFRLEGKDRQILSGHIPQVSLSAQQAVYRGLHVSQAAVAAKEIRVNLGQVVRGKPLRLLQAFPVEGRVYLSTEDVRASLHAPLLEQGLQDVFQRWAQTSPDSTVEDDVLEHLTTLPPATQLTDIALGQGTLTLTWALEADKQLRLCTHLTMKEGRYLSLGQTEVQVGQSGVWSAPTSLEDVVMDLGAEAQIHHLAVTPQAITMEGLVRVIP, translated from the coding sequence ATGGATCCAATTTTCCCGGAGGAGGTAGCGTCGGAGGCGACCTCTCCAGGGGCAGGGCGAGGGGTGATTAGTCGCCTATTGCCGCCCGCCATTCGCCTGTGGCTGCACACCCAACTGGATCACATCGAAGGGCTAGAGTTTCGCCTAGAGGGCAAGGATCGGCAAATTCTGTCGGGCCACATTCCCCAGGTCAGTTTGTCGGCCCAGCAGGCGGTGTATCGGGGGCTGCACGTCAGCCAAGCGGCAGTGGCGGCCAAAGAGATTCGCGTCAACCTGGGCCAAGTGGTGCGGGGCAAACCCCTGCGGCTGCTGCAAGCTTTCCCGGTAGAAGGACGGGTCTACCTCAGCACCGAAGACGTGCGGGCCTCCCTCCATGCGCCGTTGCTAGAGCAGGGCTTGCAGGACGTGTTTCAACGGTGGGCGCAGACCTCCCCAGATTCCACCGTCGAGGACGATGTGCTGGAACACTTGACCACCCTGCCTCCCGCCACCCAACTCACCGACATCGCCCTGGGCCAGGGCACCCTCACCCTCACCTGGGCGCTGGAGGCCGACAAGCAACTCCGGCTGTGTACTCACCTCACTATGAAGGAGGGGCGCTATTTGTCCCTAGGGCAAACCGAGGTGCAGGTGGGTCAATCGGGCGTTTGGTCGGCCCCAACCTCCCTGGAAGATGTGGTGATGGATTTGGGCGCTGAGGCCCAGATTCACCATCTCGCCGTCACGCCCCAAGCCATTACCATGGAAGGTCTGGTGCGGGTGATTCCCTAG
- a CDS encoding glycosyltransferase: MRHLYFLLPGTSKRYACGGLFAELKTLKLAQKLCTAEVVTYEQREPDTLFLDDLLQRPDLDNHILVMSWGFHVPKLAKRLRGHNLVYHAHSSGYGFSLPGDVPIITVSRNSLGYWGQRSANAPLFYLPNHIDESFTNRQIPRDIDVLVQVRKSSSYLLNILVPALKPHCNVVCLDSFVDDLGELFNRSRVYLYDSAEYWAISRVSEGFGLPPMEAMACGCQVFSSVNGALADYLDPGFNCQKIGVYSTAYDVERILAALTTPTPKLMAPEDLQPYREEALIPRLRVILAELNQFFDHRANHPSDIPGLTPSRLRCLYLKKVITKIRQKLPK, from the coding sequence ATGCGACATCTCTACTTTCTTCTACCGGGCACCAGTAAGCGCTACGCCTGTGGCGGGCTGTTTGCCGAACTCAAAACCCTCAAACTGGCCCAAAAGCTCTGCACGGCTGAGGTTGTGACCTACGAGCAGCGGGAGCCAGACACCCTATTTTTGGATGACCTGCTGCAACGGCCCGACCTCGATAACCACATTTTGGTGATGAGCTGGGGCTTCCATGTGCCCAAGTTGGCCAAGCGTTTGCGGGGGCACAACCTGGTCTACCACGCCCACAGCAGCGGCTACGGCTTCTCGCTGCCGGGGGATGTGCCGATTATCACCGTTAGCCGCAACTCCCTAGGCTATTGGGGCCAGCGCAGCGCCAATGCCCCCCTGTTCTACCTGCCCAACCACATTGATGAATCCTTCACCAACCGCCAGATCCCCCGCGACATTGACGTGCTGGTGCAGGTTCGCAAGTCCTCCAGCTACCTGCTGAACATCCTGGTTCCCGCCCTCAAACCCCACTGCAACGTAGTTTGTCTGGATAGCTTTGTGGACGACCTCGGCGAACTCTTCAACCGCAGCAGGGTGTATTTATACGATTCCGCCGAATACTGGGCGATCAGTCGGGTGAGCGAAGGCTTTGGCCTGCCGCCCATGGAAGCGATGGCCTGCGGTTGTCAGGTGTTTTCCAGCGTCAACGGTGCCCTGGCCGACTACCTCGATCCGGGCTTCAACTGCCAGAAAATTGGCGTCTACTCCACGGCCTACGATGTCGAACGCATCCTCGCCGCCCTCACCACCCCAACGCCCAAACTCATGGCTCCTGAGGATTTGCAGCCTTACCGCGAGGAAGCCTTGATTCCCCGGCTTCGGGTCATTCTGGCGGAACTCAACCAATTTTTCGACCACCGAGCCAACCATCCCAGCGATATCCCTGGGCTTACCCCCTCCCGCCTCCGCTGTCTTTACCTCAAAAAGGTAATCACCAAAATCCGCCAGAAGCTGCCTAAATAG
- a CDS encoding cryptochrome/photolyase family protein gives MTVGIWVLGNQLWAEQAALASVAGRDVPVLLVESTQFAQDRPYHPQKLILVWSAMRHFAETLKTEGWPVTYAITDDREAALHQWIQQHHIHELRVMDPVDHPFLAWLQGLDLPCALTIVENNHFLWNTAEFETWARGRKGLLLESFYREGRRRWGVLMAGNQPEGGQWNFDKDNRQPPKGRLKPPQPRWFEPDGITQTVIEKVENLDIPTFGQATPFRWGVTRDQALQVLETFVAERLETFGPYQDAMVTGEETMWHALLSPYLNLGLLQPMEVIQRVEDAYRSGEFPLSSVEGFLRQVLGWREYMRGLYHYFGADYAQSNGFGHHHPLPDFFWTGDTPMNCLHQVIDQTQRTGYAHHIQRLMILSNFALIAGLNPQEVESWFHAAFIDAYDWVMQTNVLGMGLFADGGRLASKPYAASANYVNRMGDYCKGCRYNPKERTGENACPFNFFYWDFLHRHRGTLQAQGRMSFILKNLDKMGAEELAAIQHQAEAWYQAVEG, from the coding sequence ATGACCGTCGGGATTTGGGTGCTGGGCAATCAACTCTGGGCAGAGCAGGCGGCACTGGCCAGTGTGGCAGGGCGGGATGTGCCTGTGCTGCTGGTGGAATCGACCCAATTTGCCCAGGATCGGCCCTATCACCCGCAAAAACTGATCCTAGTGTGGTCGGCCATGCGGCATTTTGCCGAAACCCTCAAGACCGAGGGGTGGCCCGTTACCTATGCCATCACTGACGACCGGGAAGCGGCCTTACACCAGTGGATTCAGCAGCACCACATCCACGAACTGCGGGTGATGGATCCGGTGGATCATCCCTTTTTGGCTTGGCTGCAAGGGCTGGATTTGCCCTGTGCGTTGACGATTGTGGAAAACAATCATTTTCTGTGGAATACTGCGGAGTTTGAAACCTGGGCCAGGGGCCGCAAGGGGCTGCTGCTGGAAAGCTTTTATCGAGAAGGGCGGCGGCGATGGGGGGTGCTGATGGCCGGAAATCAGCCGGAGGGGGGCCAGTGGAACTTTGATAAGGACAACCGCCAACCGCCCAAGGGCAGGCTCAAACCGCCCCAGCCCCGATGGTTTGAGCCGGATGGCATCACCCAGACTGTGATCGAAAAGGTCGAAAACCTAGACATCCCCACCTTTGGCCAAGCGACCCCCTTTCGCTGGGGCGTCACCCGCGACCAGGCACTCCAGGTGCTCGAAACCTTTGTGGCCGAACGCCTGGAGACCTTTGGCCCCTACCAAGATGCCATGGTGACGGGGGAGGAAACGATGTGGCACGCCCTACTGTCGCCCTACCTCAACCTGGGGCTGTTGCAGCCCATGGAGGTGATTCAGCGCGTTGAGGATGCCTATCGCAGCGGCGAGTTTCCCCTCAGCAGCGTGGAAGGATTCCTTCGCCAAGTGCTGGGCTGGCGGGAATATATGCGCGGGCTGTATCACTACTTTGGGGCCGACTATGCCCAGAGTAACGGGTTCGGCCACCATCACCCCCTGCCCGATTTCTTTTGGACGGGGGACACCCCCATGAACTGCCTGCACCAGGTCATCGACCAAACCCAGCGCACCGGATACGCCCACCACATCCAGCGGTTGATGATTCTCAGCAACTTCGCCCTAATTGCCGGACTGAACCCCCAGGAAGTGGAGTCCTGGTTCCATGCGGCGTTTATCGACGCCTACGACTGGGTCATGCAAACCAATGTGCTGGGCATGGGCCTATTTGCCGATGGCGGACGACTGGCCTCCAAACCCTATGCGGCCTCCGCCAACTACGTCAACCGCATGGGCGACTACTGCAAAGGCTGCCGCTACAACCCCAAAGAACGCACCGGGGAAAACGCCTGTCCGTTCAACTTCTTTTATTGGGATTTTCTCCATCGCCATCGCGGCACCCTACAAGCCCAGGGCCGCATGAGCTTTATTCTCAAAAACCTCGATAAAATGGGGGCGGAGGAATTAGCCGCGATTCAACACCAGGCTGAGGCTTGGTACCAGGCTGTCGAGGGGTGA
- the hetL gene encoding heterocyst differentiation pentapeptide repeat protein HetL, producing MDAGELLAQYRAGERTFAGLNLLEVDLIQAILCEANFSRCDFRQARLGRAHCARSTFAQADFSEALLWGADFTQAQCPQAQLRDADLSGAVFTQANLAGANLVKAILCGVNFQGVDLSRALLIEADLRPSSDQATNLNGANLSEANLSYAHLSGACLTGANLQGAKLCRARLGQGFRPDAPKTDLRQANLQGADLSYTDFTGANLQGANLRGADLTGAVFTQADLTEAQLPDGIDLTLP from the coding sequence ATGGACGCTGGGGAGCTTTTAGCTCAGTATCGGGCTGGGGAACGCACCTTTGCAGGGCTGAATCTGCTGGAGGTTGACCTGATTCAGGCCATCCTCTGCGAGGCCAACTTTAGCCGCTGCGATTTCCGGCAGGCTCGGTTGGGCCGTGCCCATTGTGCTCGTAGCACCTTTGCCCAGGCAGATTTCAGTGAAGCCCTGCTGTGGGGGGCCGACTTTACCCAGGCCCAATGTCCCCAGGCCCAACTGCGGGACGCCGACCTCAGCGGGGCGGTATTCACCCAGGCCAACCTGGCGGGGGCCAACCTAGTCAAGGCCATCCTCTGCGGCGTGAATTTTCAGGGAGTCGATCTCTCCCGCGCCCTGCTGATCGAAGCTGATCTGCGCCCCAGTTCTGACCAAGCCACCAACCTGAACGGGGCCAACCTGAGTGAGGCCAACCTCAGCTATGCCCACCTCAGCGGAGCCTGCCTGACAGGGGCCAACCTGCAAGGGGCCAAGCTCTGCCGCGCCCGCCTAGGCCAAGGCTTCCGGCCCGATGCCCCCAAAACCGACCTCCGCCAAGCCAACCTGCAAGGGGCCGACCTCAGCTACACCGACTTTACGGGGGCCAACCTGCAAGGGGCTAACCTGCGGGGGGCCGACCTCACGGGGGCTGTCTTCACCCAAGCTGATCTTACAGAGGCACAACTCCCCGACGGGATTGACCTCACCCTGCCCTAG
- a CDS encoding 2-phosphosulfolactate phosphatase family protein, giving the protein MKLFLYHIPEEVPQGATPDCAIAIDVLRATSTMAAALEAGAEAIQVFSNIDDLLTVSEQWPRDQRLRAGERGGGMVEGCDLGNSPLDHSAEKTGGKRLFMSTTNGTRCLKRIEHAPTVITAALTTRKAVVDFLLERRPETVWLVGSGWEGTYSLEDTVCAGAIIQGILDATGHSFKDIAGNDAVIGAVSLYQHWQDRLLELMHHASHGQRLLRLNNEADLKYCAQMDVLNVVPIQQTAGVLVR; this is encoded by the coding sequence GTGAAGCTATTTCTCTATCACATTCCCGAAGAAGTGCCCCAGGGTGCCACGCCCGATTGTGCCATTGCCATTGACGTGTTGCGGGCTACTTCCACCATGGCGGCGGCCCTGGAGGCTGGCGCTGAAGCTATTCAGGTGTTTAGCAACATTGACGATCTTCTAACCGTGAGCGAGCAGTGGCCCAGGGATCAACGCCTGCGGGCGGGAGAGCGAGGCGGCGGCATGGTGGAAGGCTGTGACCTAGGTAACTCTCCGTTGGATCACTCGGCAGAAAAGACCGGAGGCAAACGGCTGTTTATGTCTACCACCAATGGCACTCGCTGTCTGAAGCGCATTGAGCACGCGCCTACGGTGATTACTGCCGCCCTGACTACCCGCAAGGCCGTGGTGGACTTTTTGCTGGAGCGTAGGCCCGAAACCGTGTGGCTAGTGGGTTCTGGCTGGGAAGGCACCTATTCCCTAGAGGATACGGTCTGTGCTGGGGCGATCATTCAGGGCATCCTAGACGCCACTGGGCACAGCTTCAAAGACATCGCGGGTAATGATGCTGTGATTGGTGCGGTCAGCCTCTACCAGCACTGGCAGGATCGACTGCTAGAGCTGATGCACCACGCTAGCCATGGTCAGCGGTTACTGCGGTTGAACAACGAGGCCGATTTGAAATACTGCGCCCAGATGGATGTGTTGAACGTGGTGCCCATTCAACAAACGGCTGGGGTGCTGGTGCGCTAG
- a CDS encoding LysR family transcriptional regulator has product MNPGKLKLSQLRALVAIADCGNFSEAALELNLSQSTISHAIATLEEELGVLLLQRGRHGARLTPVGERITHHAREVLGLLDTIASEANQAKGLQGGQLRIASFRSCTTHVLPGAMARLHRRYPAIAISLIEMDELHELKEALRKGEADVCVAETIEGEEFESLHIFDDPYVALLPPDFQPQTGRLSLEDLRSIPLIGSSHSSCGLRIRRELSAQDDLLTLAYCIRHDSSMVAMVQQGLGLAILPRLAAEPVPPDVRIFSLPFPICRPIGATILKDALHTPALYAFLDALRETGEFSRAQAV; this is encoded by the coding sequence ATGAACCCTGGCAAACTTAAGCTGTCTCAATTGCGGGCGCTGGTGGCCATTGCCGACTGCGGCAACTTTAGCGAGGCCGCGCTAGAACTCAATTTGTCCCAGTCCACCATTAGCCACGCCATTGCCACCCTGGAGGAAGAACTGGGGGTGCTGCTGCTGCAACGGGGCCGTCATGGAGCCCGGTTAACCCCCGTGGGTGAACGCATCACCCACCATGCTAGGGAGGTTTTGGGGCTGCTAGACACCATCGCCAGCGAAGCCAACCAAGCGAAGGGGCTGCAAGGGGGGCAGTTGCGTATTGCCAGCTTTCGCAGTTGTACCACCCATGTGCTGCCGGGGGCCATGGCCCGCCTGCACCGCCGCTATCCGGCCATTGCCATCAGCCTGATCGAAATGGATGAACTGCACGAACTCAAGGAAGCCCTCCGCAAAGGGGAGGCCGATGTGTGCGTCGCCGAAACTATTGAGGGTGAAGAATTTGAGAGCCTGCACATTTTTGACGATCCCTACGTGGCCCTGCTGCCCCCCGATTTCCAGCCCCAGACCGGACGGCTGAGCCTCGAAGACCTGCGATCTATCCCGCTCATTGGCTCCTCCCACAGCAGTTGTGGGTTGCGCATTCGCCGAGAACTGAGTGCCCAGGATGACCTCCTCACCCTCGCCTACTGCATTCGCCACGATTCTTCCATGGTGGCGATGGTGCAGCAGGGATTGGGGCTAGCCATTTTGCCCCGCCTTGCCGCCGAACCTGTGCCCCCCGATGTGCGGATTTTCTCCCTCCCCTTCCCCATTTGTCGGCCCATTGGAGCCACCATCCTCAAAGATGCCCTCCATACTCCTGCCCTCTACGCCTTTTTAGATGCCCTGCGAGAAACGGGAGAATTTAGCCGCGCCCAAGCCGTTTAA
- a CDS encoding DUF4912 domain-containing protein, whose translation MSQQRPPLEDMTLRQLRKVASEYEVSRYSRMRKTELIDAIRSIDAQRGQIPAPSVVTSAAAAQTQVEASKYMAPDLPPLEALTSVDEGLPDLPSGYGESRIVLMPRDPQWAYAYWDIPAEHKDDLRRQGGVRLALRFYDVTDIDLNYQAPHSLQQYECDEMARDWYLPIPVSDRDYVAEIGYICNDGRWLVLARSLPVHIPPVYPSDWIEDHFMTVDWQADLRGKTLMALRHPSRTGAAAQGVYDRMYAMAQDAEAQRVAGSLYGSMQHVPGSGQHVAGSIQQVPGSIQHVAGSVQHVAGSIQQVGGAVHVAGSIQHVPGSLMAEQAVSSYVFPSGAGLWATAAVPMGSVPTMSGYPLTMSGLTMSGFGLGFSASAPPIRPRKFWLIADAELIVYGATEPDATVTIGGKPIKLNPDGTFRFQMSFQDGNLDFPIMAVAADGEQTRTIHMTFDRTTLDRRTNTKEEATLEWLS comes from the coding sequence ATGTCCCAGCAACGCCCTCCCTTAGAAGACATGACCCTGCGGCAACTCCGCAAGGTTGCCAGCGAATATGAGGTGTCTCGCTATAGCCGGATGCGTAAAACCGAGCTAATCGACGCGATTCGGAGCATTGATGCCCAGCGGGGGCAAATTCCGGCCCCTAGCGTGGTCACGTCCGCCGCTGCGGCCCAAACCCAGGTTGAAGCGTCAAAGTACATGGCCCCTGATCTGCCCCCTTTGGAGGCGCTCACTTCGGTAGATGAGGGGCTGCCCGACTTGCCCAGCGGCTATGGCGAGAGCCGCATTGTGTTGATGCCCCGCGATCCCCAGTGGGCCTACGCCTATTGGGATATCCCTGCCGAGCATAAGGACGACCTGCGCCGCCAGGGCGGGGTGCGGTTGGCCCTGCGGTTCTACGATGTCACCGACATTGACCTCAACTACCAAGCCCCCCACAGCTTGCAACAGTACGAATGCGACGAAATGGCGCGGGATTGGTACCTGCCCATCCCCGTTAGCGACCGCGACTATGTGGCGGAAATTGGCTATATCTGCAACGATGGCCGCTGGCTGGTGCTGGCCCGTTCCCTGCCCGTCCACATTCCCCCGGTCTATCCGTCGGATTGGATTGAAGACCACTTTATGACCGTGGATTGGCAGGCCGATCTGCGCGGCAAGACCCTGATGGCCCTGCGCCACCCCAGCCGTACCGGAGCCGCTGCCCAGGGCGTTTACGACCGTATGTATGCCATGGCCCAGGATGCCGAAGCCCAGCGAGTCGCAGGTTCTCTGTATGGTTCCATGCAGCACGTTCCTGGTTCCGGTCAGCATGTGGCGGGTTCGATTCAGCAGGTGCCCGGTTCCATTCAGCACGTGGCGGGTTCGGTGCAGCACGTCGCCGGATCTATTCAGCAGGTGGGCGGTGCCGTCCATGTGGCGGGTTCCATCCAGCATGTGCCCGGTTCCCTGATGGCCGAACAAGCCGTGAGTTCCTACGTCTTCCCCTCTGGGGCGGGCCTGTGGGCCACGGCGGCGGTGCCGATGGGGTCGGTGCCCACGATGTCGGGCTATCCCCTCACCATGTCGGGGCTCACCATGTCGGGCTTTGGCCTGGGCTTCTCGGCCTCTGCGCCCCCCATTCGCCCCCGCAAGTTCTGGCTCATTGCCGACGCCGAGCTGATCGTCTACGGGGCCACCGAACCCGACGCCACCGTCACCATTGGCGGCAAGCCGATCAAGCTCAACCCCGACGGCACTTTCCGGTTCCAGATGTCCTTCCAGGACGGCAACCTCGACTTTCCGATCATGGCCGTGGCCGCCGATGGTGAGCAAACCCGCACCATCCACATGACCTTCGACCGGACTACCCTCGACCGCCGTACCAACACCAAGGAAGAGGCCACGCTGGAGTGGTTATCCTAG